A single region of the Thioalkalivibrio nitratireducens DSM 14787 genome encodes:
- a CDS encoding YgaP family membrane protein, which produces MTLTPTVNVGAIDRGLRIIVGVILLSLVFTGPQTLWGLLGIIPLATGLFRWCPAYGLLGMSTCKTPKRH; this is translated from the coding sequence ATGACCCTGACACCCACCGTGAACGTTGGCGCCATCGACCGCGGCCTGCGCATCATCGTCGGCGTGATACTGCTGTCGCTGGTATTCACCGGGCCACAGACCCTGTGGGGGCTGCTCGGCATCATCCCGCTGGCCACCGGTCTGTTCCGCTGGTGTCCCGCCTATGGCCTGCTGGGTATGAGCACCTGCAAGACCCCGAAACGCCACTAA
- the mfd gene encoding transcription-repair coupling factor, whose translation MPEAARDPLNPGRLPSSGFETWAALGFSSSVLALARAVPEFPRPLLVVTESTEAADQWIAEWNFFATDDSIPILQLPDWETLPFDVFSPHEDIVSERLRTLYRLPALKRGIVVVPVATLMQRLTPRQWLLGQCLVLTVGQGLDRSRLRESLADAGYQPVHQVLTHGEFALRGEIMDVFPMGAEAPVRVEFLDDEIDSLRHFDPETQRSTAKIERLEILPSHEFPMNPEAIKAFRGRYRARFAGDPSRHAVYRDVSEGIASAGIESYLPLFFDGLDTLFDYCPDSGVVQFGDVAGAASRFAAEVLSRYEQLGHQVERPLLAPDELYLDEAALQESLARLPGVATGPQPAPLPAGRGRSLTFRRAPLPDLGIRQGRADPAGHLKAFIAEQPRVLLTAESAGRREALATLLREQQVATIAVEDWPGFLDARAPVMLTVASLSEGFRLPESIAVVPESVLFGERAQQSRRRAKPTRDADAVIQNLSDLHAGAPVVHEENGIGRYLGLQTLTISGQPAEFLALEYADGAKLYVPVSSLHLISRYTGADSEHAPLHRLGSEQWTRARRKAAEKAHDVAAELLEIHARRAARAGTSFVVETPDYHAFAAAFPFEETADQAQAIDAVLADMAASQPMDRVVCGDVGFGKTEVAMRAAFVAVQNQRQVVVLVPTTLLAQQHHQNFSDRFADWPVRVESLSRFRSARDQAAVLQGLAQGRVDIVIGTHKLLQGGLDFRNLGLIIVDEEQRFGVRHKEALKKLRAEVDMLTLTATPIPRTLNMALAGLRDLSIIATPPRERLAIKTFVHEWNDAIIQEACLREMRRGGQVYFLHNEVETIARNAERLQELLPGARIGIAHGQMRERELEQVMLDFYHRRFNVLVCTTIIETGIDVPTANTIIMNRADRLGLAQMHQLRGRVGRSHHRAYAYLLTPPAKAMTADARKRLEAIASLEDLGVGFALASHDLEIRGAGELLGAEQSGQITEVGFALYNDLLNRAVNALRSGQMPELENAGASVTEVELGLPALLPEDYVPDVHTRLILYKRLASASDSAALRDLEIELIDRFGLLPDPARALMAATRLRLKLASLGVRKLELGPAGGRLLFGPKPEIDVAALIRLVQSDPRAYRLDGQTAFRFNAEMPDLEHRVQAVERLLNEIATERKAA comes from the coding sequence ATGCCCGAAGCCGCCCGCGATCCACTGAACCCGGGACGCCTGCCGTCCTCGGGATTCGAGACCTGGGCGGCCCTGGGGTTCAGCTCCTCGGTGCTCGCACTCGCGCGTGCGGTCCCGGAGTTTCCACGCCCGCTTCTGGTGGTCACCGAGAGCACCGAGGCCGCCGACCAGTGGATCGCGGAATGGAACTTCTTTGCGACCGATGACAGTATCCCGATTCTGCAACTACCGGACTGGGAGACGCTGCCGTTCGACGTCTTTTCGCCCCACGAGGACATCGTCTCCGAACGCCTGCGCACGCTGTACCGCCTGCCTGCGCTGAAGCGGGGCATCGTGGTGGTCCCGGTGGCCACGTTGATGCAGCGCCTGACGCCACGCCAGTGGCTGCTCGGCCAGTGCCTGGTGCTCACTGTCGGGCAGGGTCTCGACCGTAGCCGCCTGCGCGAGTCGCTGGCCGATGCCGGCTATCAGCCGGTACACCAGGTTCTCACGCACGGCGAGTTCGCACTGCGCGGCGAGATCATGGACGTGTTCCCGATGGGTGCGGAAGCGCCGGTGCGGGTCGAGTTTCTCGACGACGAAATCGACTCCTTGCGGCATTTCGACCCGGAGACCCAGCGCTCCACAGCAAAGATCGAACGCCTGGAGATCCTGCCCAGCCACGAGTTTCCGATGAATCCGGAAGCAATCAAGGCCTTCCGCGGCCGCTACCGGGCCCGCTTTGCCGGAGACCCGTCGCGTCACGCAGTGTACCGGGACGTCAGCGAGGGGATTGCCTCTGCCGGGATCGAGTCCTATCTGCCGCTGTTCTTCGATGGTCTCGATACGCTGTTCGACTATTGCCCCGATTCCGGGGTCGTACAGTTCGGGGACGTCGCCGGCGCCGCGTCCCGGTTCGCGGCCGAGGTGCTGTCCCGTTACGAACAGCTCGGCCACCAGGTCGAGCGGCCGCTGCTGGCACCGGATGAACTCTACCTGGACGAGGCCGCGCTGCAGGAATCCCTGGCACGCCTCCCGGGCGTGGCCACGGGACCGCAGCCGGCGCCCCTGCCGGCGGGACGCGGACGCAGCCTGACGTTCCGACGCGCGCCGCTGCCGGATCTGGGCATCCGCCAGGGTCGGGCGGACCCTGCCGGGCACCTGAAGGCGTTCATCGCGGAACAGCCGCGCGTGCTGCTGACCGCCGAGTCCGCGGGCCGGCGCGAGGCGCTGGCCACGCTACTCCGGGAACAGCAAGTCGCCACCATCGCCGTGGAGGACTGGCCGGGGTTCCTGGACGCCAGAGCCCCGGTGATGCTGACCGTCGCCAGCCTGTCCGAGGGCTTCCGGCTGCCCGAATCGATCGCGGTAGTGCCCGAGTCGGTGCTATTCGGCGAACGTGCCCAGCAGTCGCGGCGGCGGGCGAAGCCGACCCGTGACGCCGACGCGGTGATCCAGAACCTCAGCGACCTGCACGCTGGAGCCCCGGTCGTGCACGAGGAGAATGGAATCGGGCGCTACCTCGGCCTGCAAACCCTGACCATTAGCGGCCAGCCCGCCGAGTTCCTCGCGCTCGAATACGCTGACGGGGCCAAGCTCTACGTTCCGGTGTCGTCGCTGCACCTGATCAGCCGCTACACCGGAGCCGACAGCGAGCACGCACCGCTGCACCGACTGGGCAGCGAACAGTGGACCCGCGCCCGGCGCAAGGCGGCGGAGAAGGCGCACGACGTCGCCGCCGAACTGCTCGAGATCCATGCCCGCCGGGCCGCCCGTGCCGGCACTTCGTTCGTGGTCGAGACCCCCGACTACCACGCCTTCGCCGCAGCGTTTCCGTTCGAGGAGACCGCGGACCAGGCCCAGGCGATCGACGCCGTGCTCGCGGACATGGCGGCCAGCCAACCGATGGACCGGGTCGTCTGCGGCGACGTCGGCTTCGGCAAGACCGAGGTCGCAATGCGCGCGGCCTTCGTCGCGGTGCAGAACCAACGGCAGGTCGTGGTGCTGGTCCCGACCACGCTGCTTGCCCAGCAGCATCACCAGAACTTCAGCGACCGGTTCGCCGACTGGCCCGTGCGCGTGGAGTCGCTGTCGCGCTTCCGCAGCGCGCGCGACCAGGCCGCGGTGCTGCAGGGCCTCGCGCAGGGCCGCGTCGATATCGTGATCGGCACCCACAAGCTGCTGCAGGGCGGGCTCGACTTCCGCAACCTCGGCCTGATTATCGTCGACGAGGAACAGCGTTTCGGCGTGCGCCACAAGGAGGCATTGAAGAAGCTGCGCGCCGAGGTCGACATGCTCACGCTGACCGCCACGCCGATCCCGCGCACGCTGAACATGGCCCTGGCCGGCCTGCGCGACCTGTCGATCATCGCCACCCCGCCGCGGGAACGCCTCGCGATCAAGACCTTCGTGCACGAATGGAACGACGCGATCATCCAGGAGGCCTGCCTGCGCGAGATGCGCCGCGGCGGCCAGGTGTATTTCCTGCACAACGAGGTCGAGACGATCGCGCGCAACGCCGAAAGGCTGCAGGAACTGCTGCCGGGGGCGCGCATCGGTATCGCCCATGGTCAGATGCGCGAGCGCGAACTCGAACAGGTGATGCTGGACTTCTACCATCGCCGCTTCAACGTGCTCGTCTGCACCACGATCATCGAGACCGGGATCGACGTCCCGACCGCGAACACGATCATCATGAACCGCGCGGACCGGCTGGGCCTGGCCCAGATGCACCAGCTGCGCGGACGCGTCGGCCGGTCGCACCACCGTGCCTATGCCTACCTGCTGACGCCGCCGGCCAAGGCGATGACCGCCGATGCACGCAAGCGGCTCGAAGCGATTGCATCGCTCGAGGATCTCGGCGTTGGCTTCGCACTGGCCAGCCACGACCTGGAGATCCGGGGTGCGGGCGAACTGCTCGGTGCGGAGCAGAGCGGCCAGATCACCGAGGTCGGTTTCGCGCTGTACAACGACCTGCTGAACCGTGCGGTGAATGCACTGCGTTCGGGACAGATGCCGGAGCTCGAGAACGCCGGCGCCTCGGTCACCGAGGTGGAACTCGGTCTGCCCGCGCTGCTGCCCGAGGACTACGTACCGGACGTGCACACACGCCTGATCCTCTACAAGCGGCTTGCCAGCGCCTCCGACAGCGCCGCGCTGCGCGACCTCGAAATCGAACTGATCGACCGGTTCGGTCTCCTGCCAGATCCCGCGCGTGCGCTGATGGCGGCGACCCGGCTGCGCCTGAAACTGGCGTCCCTTGGGGTACGCAAGCTCGAACTCGGTCCCGCCGGGGGGCGCCTGCTGTTCGGGCCGAAACCCGAGATCGACGTCGCGGCGCTGATTCGGCTCGTCCAGTCCGATCCCCGGGCTTACCGGCTGGACGGCCAGACGGCGTTCCGTTTCAACGCCGAGATGCCGGACCTGGAGCACCGCGTACAAGCGGTGGAACGCCTGCTGAACGAGATCGCGACCGAACGCAAGGCCGCCTGA
- a CDS encoding agmatine deiminase family protein yields MARRLPAEWEPQSGVQLTWPHPGTDWAPRLAAVEPVFAAIGASIARHESLLVVCQDADHRAQVLAQLAHAGADLDRVQLGIAPADDTWARDHGPITVLQDDGPILLDFTFNGWGGKFEAGHDNLLTRNLAAQGRFGTVPVEAVDLVLEGGSIESDGAGTVLTTSRCLLEPNRNPGLSRAELEAQLGQHLGAIRVLWLEHGGLEGDDTDGHIDTLARFCDPETIAFVVCTDRNDPHYRDLAAMAGELENLRQVSGEPYRLLPLPLPAPIVEDGHRYAATYANFLIINETVLVPVYGDPADDIALETIAAAFPGRSVVGIDCREIIRQGGSLHCLTMQFPQGILPA; encoded by the coding sequence GTGGCCCGGCGGCTTCCGGCAGAGTGGGAGCCCCAGAGCGGAGTCCAGCTGACCTGGCCGCATCCCGGCACCGACTGGGCACCGCGCCTTGCGGCCGTGGAACCGGTGTTCGCAGCGATCGGCGCGAGCATCGCGCGCCACGAGTCGCTGCTGGTCGTGTGCCAGGACGCCGACCACCGGGCGCAGGTGCTGGCGCAACTCGCACACGCTGGTGCCGACCTGGACCGCGTGCAGCTGGGCATCGCCCCGGCCGACGACACCTGGGCGCGCGACCACGGCCCGATCACCGTGTTGCAGGACGACGGGCCGATCCTGCTCGACTTCACCTTCAACGGCTGGGGCGGCAAGTTCGAGGCCGGGCACGACAATCTGCTGACGCGCAACCTCGCGGCGCAGGGACGCTTCGGCACGGTGCCGGTGGAAGCGGTGGACCTGGTGCTCGAGGGCGGCAGCATCGAGTCCGACGGGGCCGGAACGGTGCTGACGACGAGCCGCTGCCTGCTCGAACCCAACCGTAATCCGGGCCTGTCGCGGGCGGAACTCGAGGCGCAGCTCGGCCAACACCTGGGTGCCATCCGCGTGCTTTGGCTGGAGCACGGCGGTCTGGAAGGCGACGACACCGACGGCCACATCGACACCCTGGCGCGCTTCTGCGATCCGGAGACGATCGCGTTCGTCGTGTGCACCGACCGCAACGACCCTCATTACCGGGATCTGGCCGCGATGGCCGGCGAACTCGAGAATCTTCGTCAGGTATCGGGCGAGCCGTATCGCCTGCTGCCGCTGCCGCTGCCAGCCCCGATCGTCGAGGACGGCCATCGCTACGCGGCCACCTACGCCAACTTCCTGATCATCAACGAAACCGTACTGGTTCCGGTCTACGGCGACCCGGCCGACGACATCGCCCTCGAAACCATCGCGGCCGCGTTTCCAGGCCGCAGCGTGGTCGGCATCGACTGCCGCGAGATCATCCGCCAGGGCGGCAGCCTGCACTGCCTGACGATGCAGTTTCCGCAGGGTATCTTGCCGGCCTGA
- a CDS encoding ABC transporter ATP-binding protein, with protein sequence MSDGNAAADAVVLEARGLERRFREGSLDVSVLKKIDLEIRRGDQIAVVGASGSGKSTLLQLLGGLDLPTGGGVSIHGEDWSAMSDTRRGVMRNRHLGFVYQFHHLLPEFTALENVAIPLMIRGLSTRRAQAEAAGWLDKVDLSERERHKPSELSGGERQRVAIARAMVTRPAVILADEPTGNLDRDRAGKVFTLLQAMNRETGTALVLVTHDPALAARMDRTLHLTDGQLQGAGD encoded by the coding sequence ATGAGTGACGGAAACGCGGCGGCAGACGCAGTCGTACTGGAAGCGCGAGGGCTGGAGCGGCGTTTCCGCGAGGGCAGCCTCGATGTGTCGGTTCTGAAGAAGATCGATCTCGAGATCCGTCGTGGCGATCAGATCGCGGTGGTCGGGGCCTCCGGTTCCGGAAAGAGCACGCTGCTGCAGCTGCTCGGCGGGCTCGACTTGCCGACCGGGGGAGGGGTATCGATTCATGGCGAGGACTGGTCGGCGATGAGCGACACCCGGCGCGGCGTGATGCGCAACCGGCACCTGGGCTTCGTCTACCAGTTCCACCATCTGCTACCGGAATTCACCGCACTCGAGAACGTGGCGATCCCGCTGATGATCCGCGGGCTCAGCACCCGGCGGGCGCAGGCGGAAGCAGCCGGGTGGCTGGACAAGGTGGATCTGTCCGAGCGGGAACGGCACAAGCCGTCGGAGCTCTCGGGCGGGGAGCGTCAGCGCGTGGCGATTGCGCGTGCGATGGTCACCCGGCCGGCGGTGATCCTCGCCGATGAGCCCACCGGCAACCTGGATCGAGACCGGGCCGGGAAGGTTTTCACGCTGCTGCAGGCGATGAATCGGGAGACCGGAACTGCGCTGGTGCTCGTCACGCACGATCCTGCGCTGGCCGCACGCATGGACCGGACGCTGCATCTGACGGATGGGCAGTTGCAGGGCGCAGGCGACTGA
- a CDS encoding lipoprotein-releasing ABC transporter permease subunit, whose amino-acid sequence MFKPLPVAIGLRYTRAKRRNHFISFISVVSMVGLVLGVTALITVLSVMNGFERELRERILGMASHATIQALDGSLREWEAVREQVEGADPRVLAAAPYVSGEAMLSAFGNISGALIRGIEPALERRVARIGEHMIRGELEDLESGEFRIVLGLELAAQLGVRIGDRVVLMAPQAAVTPAGVLPRMRRFEVVGLFEVGMYEFDRGTAFIHLDDARAMFQTGEGVTGLRLHLTDLMQAGVVSRDIARSLEGMFRVGDWTQQHANLFRAIQMEKVVMFIILSLIVAVAAFNIVSTLVMLVTDKQSDIAILRTLGLKPLSVMLVFIVQGAVIGLVGIVLGVIGGVSLALNIDVVVPLIERITGTQFLAADVYYISDLPSELRMQDVIRISVLAFVLTLLATLFPAWRAARTRPAEALRYE is encoded by the coding sequence ATGTTCAAGCCCCTTCCCGTTGCCATCGGCCTTCGCTACACGCGGGCAAAGCGCCGCAACCATTTCATTTCATTCATTTCCGTGGTCTCGATGGTCGGCCTCGTGCTGGGTGTGACCGCGCTGATCACCGTGCTGTCGGTGATGAACGGCTTCGAGCGCGAACTGCGCGAGCGCATTCTGGGCATGGCCTCGCATGCGACGATCCAGGCGCTCGACGGTTCCCTACGGGAATGGGAAGCTGTCCGGGAGCAGGTGGAGGGCGCCGACCCGCGGGTGCTGGCCGCCGCACCCTATGTCTCGGGCGAAGCGATGCTGAGCGCTTTCGGCAATATTTCCGGTGCGCTGATCCGGGGCATCGAGCCCGCGCTGGAACGGCGGGTGGCGCGCATCGGCGAGCACATGATCCGCGGTGAACTGGAGGATCTCGAGTCCGGCGAGTTCCGGATCGTGCTGGGACTGGAACTGGCTGCGCAGCTGGGGGTCCGGATCGGCGACCGGGTCGTGCTGATGGCGCCGCAGGCCGCGGTCACCCCTGCCGGGGTATTGCCGCGCATGCGCCGCTTCGAGGTGGTCGGCCTGTTCGAGGTCGGGATGTACGAGTTCGATCGCGGGACGGCATTCATTCACCTCGACGATGCGCGGGCGATGTTCCAGACCGGAGAGGGTGTCACCGGGCTGCGTCTGCACCTGACCGACCTGATGCAGGCGGGTGTGGTCAGCCGCGATATCGCGCGGTCGCTGGAGGGGATGTTCCGGGTGGGGGACTGGACTCAGCAGCATGCCAACCTATTCCGCGCGATCCAGATGGAGAAGGTCGTGATGTTCATCATCCTGTCGCTCATCGTTGCGGTGGCGGCATTCAATATCGTCTCGACGCTGGTGATGCTGGTCACCGACAAGCAGTCGGACATCGCGATCCTGCGCACGCTTGGGCTGAAGCCGCTGAGCGTGATGCTGGTGTTCATCGTGCAGGGTGCGGTGATCGGGCTGGTGGGCATCGTGCTCGGCGTGATCGGCGGTGTCAGCCTGGCGCTGAACATCGACGTGGTCGTGCCGCTGATCGAGCGGATCACCGGCACCCAGTTCCTGGCTGCGGATGTCTATTATATCAGTGATCTACCCAGTGAACTTCGAATGCAAGATGTGATTCGAATCAGTGTCCTGGCGTTTGTGCTGACGCTGCTGGCCACGCTGTTCCCGGCGTGGCGCGCAGCCCGCACCCGCCCCGCGGAGGCGCTGCGTTATGAGTGA
- a CDS encoding carbon-nitrogen hydrolase has protein sequence MRIALIQHRNASDREANLAETRARVGEAAQRGARLVVLAELHTGPYFCQVEHPAEFDRAEPLPGPSTEALAAIAREHRVVLVGSLFERRAAGLYHNTAVVFERDGQLAGRYRKMHIPDDPGYYEKYYFTPGDLGFQPIDTSAGRLGVLVCWDQWYPEAARLMALAGAEMLIYPTAIGWDPHDTPEEQARQREAWITVQRGHAVANNLPVLACNRVGFEPDPSGAGAGAAFWGSSFVTGPQGELLTQADTESPETLHAEIDPGRTEQVRRQWPFLRDRRIDAYDGLLRRFCD, from the coding sequence ATGCGCATCGCACTGATCCAGCACCGCAACGCCTCCGATCGGGAAGCGAATCTCGCCGAGACCCGGGCCCGCGTCGGCGAAGCCGCGCAACGGGGTGCCCGGCTGGTGGTGCTGGCCGAGCTGCACACCGGCCCCTACTTTTGCCAAGTCGAACACCCCGCGGAGTTCGATCGGGCCGAACCCCTGCCCGGCCCCTCTACCGAGGCGCTGGCGGCGATCGCCCGCGAGCATCGGGTCGTGCTGGTGGGTTCGCTGTTCGAACGCCGTGCCGCAGGGCTCTACCACAACACCGCCGTGGTGTTCGAACGAGACGGGCAACTCGCCGGGCGCTACCGCAAGATGCACATCCCGGACGATCCCGGCTATTACGAGAAGTATTACTTCACCCCGGGCGACCTGGGTTTCCAGCCGATCGATACGTCAGCCGGGCGGCTCGGCGTGCTGGTCTGCTGGGACCAGTGGTACCCCGAGGCCGCCCGGCTGATGGCGCTGGCCGGGGCCGAGATGCTGATCTATCCGACCGCGATCGGCTGGGATCCGCACGACACCCCAGAAGAACAGGCCCGGCAGCGGGAGGCCTGGATCACCGTGCAGCGCGGCCATGCGGTCGCCAACAACCTGCCGGTGCTGGCCTGCAACCGGGTCGGGTTCGAGCCGGATCCATCCGGGGCCGGCGCCGGAGCGGCGTTCTGGGGTTCGAGCTTCGTTACCGGCCCGCAGGGCGAGCTCCTGACCCAGGCCGACACCGAGTCGCCCGAAACGCTGCACGCCGAGATCGACCCCGGGCGTACCGAGCAGGTGCGTCGCCAGTGGCCGTTCCTGCGCGACCGGCGCATCGATGCCTACGACGGACTGCTGCGCCGGTTCTGCGACTGA
- a CDS encoding DNA internalization-related competence protein ComEC/Rec2: MILLAFGVLGGAVAVHRFALLPDWPWAALLVPSLALLFWARLQLPAGLLLGAVLAAIHGQAWLDRAVPWEMAGAEVTVSGQIHGLPDHSRERSRFVLRIDRVHAGPQEFRAQRLRVTQFPAEPELRAGDRLSVTLRIRPPRGLHNPSGFDYGTWLYREGIHGLASVRGGVIHEGRAHTALVSSTLHRARETVRDAMQAAYPGARHPGVMQALVIGERGAMEDDEWRLFLHTGTNHLMAISGLHVGLVAGFAVLIARVLWRRLAGLWRRVSMGLFTAVAAVVAASMYAGLAGFSIPTQRALIMLLMVTAAIVAGRDPLSWRVYAAALLVVIAIHPPNVLAPGFWFSFGAVAVILLLVQGRVGRPGLSGWLGLQVLLALALLPLSLAWFQLGAWIAPAANLIAVPVVGLLVLPTLLAGAGLALVSPALGSPLLWWADGCLFLLLQVLEWMLRVPGAVSQTGVRAFAAVLAGAGVVLLLLPRLRVLAPWILLAWLPLVLPPAPRLDEGVFRAELLDVGQGLAVIVQTRRHVVLYDAGPAWEGGFDSGESIVLPALRRLGVRRVDRILVSHEHRDHRGGVAAVVEAMPVGKVLSRRPDLHEGEEACEAGLAWEWDGVQFQTLHPPAFWDDGNAASCVLSVRGPGGRLLLTGDLEGLGESVLVRAEREALATDLLLVPHHGARGVLGRGLLEAAAPRAAWVSRGFDNRFEHPSPDVTERLRQGCVPLLDSAERGMLWLEAGPDGIRLSPGSRAERPRFWQPPVPPLQLLPDHCPDPGDRLRR; encoded by the coding sequence ATGATCCTACTGGCGTTCGGGGTACTCGGTGGGGCGGTTGCGGTGCATCGGTTCGCGTTGCTGCCCGACTGGCCCTGGGCGGCCCTGCTGGTGCCGTCACTGGCGCTGCTGTTCTGGGCCCGTCTGCAGCTGCCCGCCGGGCTGTTGCTCGGAGCCGTGTTGGCCGCGATCCACGGCCAGGCGTGGCTCGACCGGGCGGTGCCCTGGGAGATGGCCGGTGCCGAGGTCACCGTGTCCGGTCAGATCCACGGCCTTCCGGATCATTCCCGCGAACGCTCGCGGTTCGTGCTGCGCATCGACCGGGTGCATGCCGGGCCGCAGGAGTTCCGCGCGCAAAGGCTGCGGGTAACGCAGTTTCCGGCCGAGCCCGAACTCCGGGCCGGAGACCGGCTCAGCGTCACGCTCCGGATCCGGCCGCCGCGGGGGCTGCACAATCCTTCCGGTTTCGACTACGGCACCTGGCTCTACCGCGAGGGCATCCACGGCCTGGCGAGCGTACGCGGCGGGGTGATTCACGAGGGACGCGCGCACACCGCGCTCGTGTCGTCGACGTTGCACCGGGCCCGGGAGACGGTCCGGGACGCGATGCAGGCCGCCTACCCCGGGGCTCGGCACCCGGGGGTGATGCAGGCGCTGGTGATCGGCGAGCGCGGGGCCATGGAGGACGACGAGTGGCGCCTGTTCCTGCATACCGGGACCAACCATCTGATGGCGATCTCCGGCCTGCATGTGGGGCTGGTCGCGGGGTTCGCGGTGCTGATCGCACGTGTGCTCTGGCGACGGCTGGCCGGGCTGTGGCGGCGGGTCTCGATGGGGCTGTTTACCGCCGTCGCGGCCGTCGTCGCGGCCTCGATGTACGCGGGGCTGGCCGGCTTCAGCATTCCGACACAGCGCGCGCTGATTATGTTGCTGATGGTCACCGCGGCGATCGTCGCCGGCCGCGACCCGCTGTCGTGGCGCGTCTATGCCGCGGCGCTGTTGGTGGTAATCGCGATTCACCCGCCGAACGTGCTCGCGCCCGGGTTCTGGTTCTCGTTCGGCGCGGTGGCGGTGATTCTGCTGCTGGTGCAGGGGCGCGTGGGCCGACCGGGCCTGTCCGGCTGGCTCGGTCTGCAGGTATTGCTGGCGCTCGCGCTGCTGCCGCTGAGTCTCGCCTGGTTCCAGCTCGGGGCCTGGATCGCCCCGGCGGCCAACCTGATAGCGGTCCCGGTGGTCGGGCTGCTGGTGTTGCCGACGCTGCTTGCGGGCGCCGGACTCGCGCTGGTCTCGCCGGCACTCGGCAGCCCACTGCTGTGGTGGGCAGACGGCTGCCTCTTCCTGTTGCTGCAGGTGCTCGAATGGATGCTGCGGGTTCCGGGGGCGGTGTCCCAAACCGGTGTGCGCGCATTTGCGGCCGTGTTGGCCGGTGCCGGTGTCGTGCTACTGCTGTTGCCCCGCCTGCGCGTGCTCGCTCCCTGGATCCTGTTGGCCTGGCTGCCGCTGGTGCTGCCCCCGGCGCCACGGCTCGACGAAGGTGTGTTCCGTGCCGAACTGCTCGACGTCGGGCAGGGGCTGGCCGTGATCGTGCAGACGCGCCGCCACGTAGTGCTGTACGACGCGGGTCCGGCCTGGGAAGGCGGCTTCGACTCCGGGGAATCCATCGTACTGCCGGCATTACGGCGCCTGGGAGTGCGCCGCGTCGACCGTATCCTGGTCAGTCACGAGCATCGGGATCATCGCGGCGGGGTGGCGGCGGTGGTGGAAGCGATGCCCGTCGGGAAGGTCCTCAGCCGGCGCCCGGACCTGCACGAAGGCGAGGAGGCCTGCGAAGCCGGTCTTGCCTGGGAGTGGGACGGCGTGCAGTTCCAGACGCTGCATCCGCCGGCCTTCTGGGACGACGGCAACGCGGCCTCCTGTGTGCTGTCGGTACGCGGTCCCGGGGGGCGGCTGCTGCTGACCGGAGACCTGGAGGGATTGGGCGAGAGCGTGCTGGTGCGTGCCGAGCGGGAAGCGCTGGCGACCGACCTGCTGCTGGTTCCTCATCACGGCGCCCGCGGCGTTCTCGGGCGGGGTCTGCTGGAGGCCGCCGCACCGCGCGCCGCCTGGGTCAGCCGCGGTTTCGACAACCG
- a CDS encoding DUF2062 domain-containing protein, whose amino-acid sequence MAKKLIKKWFPAYESVRAHRALGLLGPRLRAADLWHLNRRSVAGAFAVGLFVAFLPIPLQMLLAATIAIVVRVNLPISVLLVWVSNPLTMPPIFYTAYTIGRWILDEPRRSFQVEMSLEWFAGDLLTIWKPLLTGSLLLAVAASLTGYIVIRLLWWFSVVERLKLRRARLHRRLVHSQQNPYARDRRPAADRDIRDNAPGRNGPPG is encoded by the coding sequence ATGGCGAAGAAACTGATCAAGAAGTGGTTCCCGGCCTACGAGTCGGTCCGGGCCCACCGTGCGCTGGGGTTGCTGGGGCCACGCCTGCGCGCAGCGGATCTGTGGCATCTGAACCGGCGCTCCGTCGCGGGTGCGTTTGCCGTGGGGCTGTTCGTCGCGTTCCTACCGATACCCCTGCAGATGCTGCTCGCCGCCACGATCGCGATCGTGGTGCGGGTCAACCTGCCGATATCGGTGCTGCTGGTCTGGGTGTCCAATCCCCTGACCATGCCGCCGATCTTTTATACAGCCTACACCATCGGCCGCTGGATTCTCGACGAGCCGCGGCGTTCGTTCCAGGTCGAAATGTCGCTGGAGTGGTTTGCCGGGGATCTCCTGACAATTTGGAAGCCACTGCTGACCGGCAGCCTGCTGCTCGCCGTGGCCGCATCGCTGACCGGCTACATCGTGATTCGGCTGCTCTGGTGGTTCAGCGTCGTCGAACGGCTGAAACTTCGGCGCGCACGGCTGCACCGGCGCCTGGTTCACAGCCAGCAGAACCCCTACGCAAGGGACCGGAGGCCTGCGGCCGATCGCGACATCCGCGACAACGCGCCCGGAAGAAACGGCCCACCGGGCTGA